A single genomic interval of Spirosoma taeanense harbors:
- a CDS encoding DUF2147 domain-containing protein, which translates to MKRMRLLLPLLALCLTFASFAPQDDPDAVVGTWLNGTKKGHVQIFKKGGTYFGKLIWLSEPNDPTTGKPKTDIKNADASKHSRPLLNLPLMYNFKYDGGNVWSDGKIYNPEDGKEYNCKMTLKDPNTLDVRGYVGISLLGKTQTWTRIK; encoded by the coding sequence ATGAAACGAATGCGTTTGCTTCTCCCTTTACTTGCCTTATGCCTCACCTTCGCTTCGTTCGCGCCCCAGGATGATCCCGATGCCGTTGTGGGAACATGGCTGAACGGAACCAAGAAGGGGCACGTCCAGATATTTAAAAAAGGCGGCACGTATTTTGGCAAACTGATCTGGCTGAGTGAACCCAACGATCCGACTACCGGCAAGCCTAAAACCGACATCAAAAACGCCGACGCATCGAAACATTCACGCCCGTTACTGAACTTGCCCCTGATGTATAACTTTAAGTACGACGGTGGGAATGTCTGGAGCGACGGTAAGATTTACAACCCTGAGGACGGGAAAGAGTACAACTGCAAAATGACACTAAAAGACCCGAACACGCTCGACGTGCGCGGTTACGTTGGTATATCACTGCTGGGCAAAACCCAGACCTGGACACGAATTAAGTAG
- a CDS encoding acyl-CoA thioesterase yields the protein MFKRDPNRSYPTETESRMIIRFQDCDPLQHLNNSKYFDYYFNAREDQVAKLYDFNPGQLFRELGTSWVVYQHQIAYLRPAMVSEWIRITSRLIFFNEDTLVTEFFMTDDAKSHLKNVLWMTSKYISVRTGKRVPHDPVVMEYLNATRLANVDYPHVDFNDRIREIKQQITPVKTV from the coding sequence ATGTTCAAACGAGATCCAAACCGCAGTTATCCAACCGAAACCGAATCGCGGATGATCATCCGTTTTCAGGATTGCGATCCACTGCAGCACCTCAATAACTCGAAATACTTCGACTATTACTTTAACGCCCGCGAAGATCAGGTCGCTAAACTGTATGACTTCAATCCCGGCCAGCTGTTTCGGGAGCTGGGCACGAGCTGGGTGGTGTATCAGCACCAGATTGCCTACCTCCGGCCCGCCATGGTGAGCGAGTGGATACGCATTACGTCGCGGCTGATTTTCTTCAACGAGGATACGCTCGTCACGGAGTTTTTTATGACCGACGATGCCAAATCCCACCTGAAGAACGTGCTCTGGATGACCTCCAAATACATCAGCGTGCGGACCGGCAAGCGCGTACCGCACGACCCGGTGGTGATGGAGTACCTGAATGCCACCAGGCTCGCCAATGTCGATTACCCGCATGTTGATTTCAACGACCGCATCCGCGAAATCAAACAGCAGATAACGCCGGTCAAAACGGTATAA
- a CDS encoding flavin-containing monooxygenase — translation MQPANPTTLIIGAGPAGLAVAGQLAHRNLPFTVLEASEYTGFAWRNHYDRLHLHTVKQHSALPHFPYPANYPTYVSRLQVVEYLERYAEHFGIKPLYNQKVVRIGRNQTPGSPAWQVQTETELFNADRVVVATGYNRIPNVPELPGQRDFRGIIWHSREYRNGAPFSDENVLVVGMGNTGAELALDLYEHGARSFISVRRPINIIRRDVFGRPAQPTAIFLSKFPYWFYDFVAGLAQRLTVGDLSAYGLGKPDRPPSYDTRQGRIPVIDLGTLDQIKAGNIKVVPGIERVNARTVTFTDGRELPFDAIILATGYRPGLSSMLGEELSGRVLNERGYPKQLCFPEADLAGLYFLGYTTPLTGIIYNLNIDSERIAQHIAENNPVPVSF, via the coding sequence ATGCAACCTGCTAACCCGACAACCTTGATTATCGGCGCCGGTCCGGCCGGGCTGGCCGTGGCCGGACAACTGGCCCACCGGAATCTGCCCTTTACCGTGCTGGAGGCTTCTGAATACACGGGCTTTGCCTGGCGGAATCATTATGACCGGCTCCATCTGCATACGGTCAAGCAGCATTCGGCCCTCCCCCATTTTCCCTATCCGGCCAATTACCCCACCTACGTATCGCGTCTGCAGGTGGTCGAATACCTCGAACGTTACGCGGAACACTTCGGCATCAAACCGCTTTATAACCAGAAAGTTGTTCGTATCGGCCGTAATCAGACGCCCGGTAGTCCGGCCTGGCAGGTGCAGACCGAAACCGAGCTGTTCAACGCCGACCGTGTTGTGGTAGCAACGGGCTATAACCGCATCCCGAACGTACCGGAACTCCCCGGCCAGCGCGATTTTCGGGGTATTATCTGGCACAGCCGGGAGTACCGTAACGGCGCACCGTTCAGCGACGAAAATGTGCTGGTGGTGGGTATGGGCAATACCGGGGCCGAGCTTGCGCTTGATCTGTATGAACATGGCGCTCGGTCCTTTATTTCGGTACGGCGGCCTATCAACATAATTCGGCGGGACGTATTCGGCCGACCCGCCCAGCCGACGGCTATTTTCCTGAGCAAATTCCCCTACTGGTTCTACGACTTTGTAGCGGGCCTAGCGCAGCGGCTGACGGTGGGCGATCTATCGGCTTACGGTCTTGGCAAACCGGACCGTCCGCCCTCCTACGATACGCGTCAGGGCCGGATTCCGGTCATTGACCTCGGCACGCTCGATCAGATCAAAGCGGGGAATATTAAGGTGGTGCCAGGTATTGAGCGGGTCAACGCCCGAACCGTTACGTTCACCGATGGGCGCGAACTGCCGTTCGACGCGATTATTCTGGCCACCGGCTACCGACCGGGCCTATCGTCCATGCTGGGCGAGGAATTGTCGGGCCGCGTTCTGAACGAACGCGGCTACCCCAAACAGTTGTGCTTTCCGGAGGCTGACCTGGCGGGACTGTATTTCCTGGGGTATACTACTCCGCTGACGGGCATCATCTATAACCTCAACATCGACTCGGAGCGGATCGCTCAACACATTGCCGAAAACAATCCGGTCCCGGTATCGTTCTAA
- a CDS encoding DUF4494 domain-containing protein: MPNWFLGKIRYQQPIDDSNVGTRNEEFIKQKTVTEAYLVDAVSYTDAEARLYQEIAANTPDFEITDISRMKLADVFHIEDGGNTWYKVKALFITDDEKTGKQKKTPSLMLVNAETPKQAYERIEQSLKSALDPFEITDVNTTKILDIFPFNEEEQRNLRPLHEVVPVEE, encoded by the coding sequence ATGCCTAACTGGTTCCTCGGAAAAATCCGCTATCAGCAACCCATTGACGACTCGAACGTTGGCACGCGGAACGAAGAGTTTATTAAGCAGAAAACCGTGACGGAAGCCTATCTGGTGGATGCCGTTTCCTATACCGACGCCGAAGCCCGGCTTTATCAGGAGATTGCCGCCAATACCCCCGATTTTGAGATTACGGATATTTCGCGGATGAAACTCGCCGATGTCTTTCATATCGAAGACGGGGGCAACACCTGGTATAAGGTGAAGGCCCTGTTCATTACGGACGACGAAAAAACGGGCAAGCAGAAAAAAACACCCAGCCTGATGCTCGTTAACGCGGAAACGCCTAAGCAGGCCTATGAACGCATCGAGCAAAGTCTGAAATCGGCCCTCGACCCGTTCGAGATTACGGACGTGAACACGACTAAGATTCTGGATATTTTCCCGTTCAATGAAGAAGAGCAGCGCAACCTGCGCCCGCTGCATGAAGTTGTACCGGTGGAAGAATAG
- a CDS encoding heavy-metal-associated domain-containing protein yields the protein MKSVEFKTNIKCGGCVAVVTPYLNKAVGEGRWQVNTQSPDKRLTAETEDATAVRLAVEQAGYKAERL from the coding sequence ATGAAATCTGTCGAATTCAAAACCAATATCAAATGCGGTGGCTGCGTTGCTGTGGTCACGCCCTATCTGAACAAAGCCGTCGGCGAAGGCCGCTGGCAGGTTAATACGCAAAGCCCCGACAAGCGGCTCACCGCCGAGACGGAAGACGCTACGGCGGTGCGGCTGGCTGTTGAGCAGGCTGGCTACAAAGCGGAGCGTTTATAA
- a CDS encoding CsbD family protein, with protein sequence MNETTVKGGWNELKGKLKQAYGDLTDDDLAYEEGQSDEMYGKIQQKTGKTKDEINKAIADL encoded by the coding sequence ATGAACGAGACAACTGTAAAAGGTGGCTGGAATGAACTGAAAGGCAAACTGAAACAAGCCTACGGCGACCTGACCGACGATGATCTGGCTTATGAAGAAGGCCAGTCGGACGAGATGTACGGCAAAATTCAACAGAAGACCGGCAAGACCAAAGACGAGATCAACAAAGCGATTGCCGATCTGTAA
- a CDS encoding M3 family metallopeptidase has protein sequence MLSHQRIRKTGLLLAVAATTALAQPSPNQPKMTQNPFLAPYPTPHQTAPFDKISNDAYLPAIQEGLAQGRKDVDIIINNAQKPTFENTIVALERSGDLLGRVTSVLFNLNGAETTPELQKIVKEVSPMLSEYGNDITLNEKLFARVKAVYEQRASLKLDTESAMLLEKAYKRFARNGANLDAKGKERLRAIDKELSQLSLQFGENVLNETNEFVMVVTDEKDLAGLPDFAREAAKATAKQKGKEGWAFTLQAPSYGPFMQYADNRELRKKLYMAFNGRGFHGDKNDNSVIIEKIVNLRYERANLLGYKTHADFVLEESMAGSRDKVQSFLDELVTYARPAAERQLGELTTYAKAHGFTEDKLQAWDNSYYAEKLKKEKYDLDDETLKPYFKLDNVLDGAFMVANKLYGLTFKERKDIPVYNPEVRTFDVFDKDGKFVAVFYGDYFPRAGKRSGAWMNDIQGQKIENGQNIRPHIINVCNFTRPTDTKPSLLTFYEVTTLFHEFGHGLHGMLANGKYESLSGTNVPRDFVELPSQVMENWCYDPEALKLFAKHYQTGEVIPNELIEKIRASQNFLAGLANLRQLRFGLVDMYYHGQKPTGETITQVENKVDSVANLFPRVEGIAFSPAFSHIFAGGYSAGYYSYKWSEVLDADAFEFFKEKGGLDNKAAADSFRKNVLEKGGSEKPMELYKKFRGREPSPKAMLRRSGLIL, from the coding sequence ATGTTAAGTCATCAACGAATCCGAAAAACCGGTTTATTGCTGGCCGTTGCGGCCACTACCGCGCTGGCCCAGCCGTCGCCGAATCAACCCAAAATGACCCAGAATCCATTTTTAGCGCCGTACCCAACTCCCCACCAGACGGCTCCGTTCGACAAGATTTCGAACGATGCTTATCTGCCAGCCATTCAGGAAGGTCTGGCCCAGGGACGCAAAGATGTAGACATCATTATTAACAATGCCCAGAAGCCTACGTTCGAGAACACGATTGTGGCGCTCGAACGCTCGGGCGATCTGCTGGGCCGTGTTACGTCGGTACTGTTCAACCTCAACGGAGCCGAAACCACACCTGAACTGCAGAAAATCGTGAAAGAGGTTTCGCCGATGCTGAGCGAATACGGCAACGACATCACCCTGAACGAGAAACTGTTTGCCCGCGTAAAGGCCGTTTATGAGCAGCGCGCCAGCCTCAAGCTTGATACCGAAAGCGCTATGCTGCTTGAGAAAGCCTATAAGCGGTTTGCACGTAACGGTGCCAACCTTGATGCTAAAGGCAAAGAGCGGCTGCGGGCTATTGACAAGGAATTATCCCAGCTTTCGCTGCAGTTTGGTGAAAACGTCCTGAACGAAACCAACGAGTTCGTGATGGTCGTTACCGACGAAAAAGACCTCGCTGGTCTGCCCGATTTCGCTCGCGAAGCTGCTAAAGCGACGGCCAAGCAGAAAGGCAAGGAAGGCTGGGCGTTTACGCTGCAGGCTCCCAGCTACGGGCCGTTCATGCAGTATGCCGACAACCGGGAGCTGCGTAAGAAACTGTATATGGCCTTCAACGGGCGCGGTTTCCACGGCGACAAAAACGACAACTCGGTAATCATCGAAAAAATTGTGAACCTGCGCTACGAGCGGGCGAACCTGCTGGGCTACAAAACCCACGCCGATTTCGTGCTCGAAGAAAGCATGGCCGGCTCGCGCGATAAAGTGCAGAGCTTCCTCGATGAACTCGTTACGTATGCCCGTCCGGCAGCCGAACGGCAGTTGGGCGAGCTGACTACCTACGCTAAAGCACACGGCTTTACGGAAGACAAACTCCAGGCCTGGGACAACAGCTACTACGCGGAGAAGCTTAAGAAAGAAAAATACGACCTCGATGACGAAACGCTGAAGCCGTACTTTAAGCTCGACAACGTGCTGGACGGCGCGTTCATGGTTGCCAACAAGCTGTATGGTCTGACCTTTAAGGAGCGCAAAGACATTCCGGTGTATAACCCCGAAGTGCGCACGTTCGATGTATTCGACAAGGACGGCAAATTCGTAGCCGTATTCTATGGCGATTATTTCCCCCGGGCCGGTAAGCGCAGCGGTGCCTGGATGAATGATATTCAGGGCCAGAAAATTGAGAACGGACAGAACATCCGGCCGCATATCATTAACGTCTGCAACTTTACGCGGCCTACCGACACCAAGCCGTCGCTGCTGACGTTCTACGAGGTAACGACCCTGTTCCATGAGTTCGGCCACGGTCTGCATGGCATGCTGGCGAACGGCAAATACGAAAGCCTGAGCGGGACCAACGTGCCGCGTGATTTCGTCGAGCTGCCCTCGCAGGTGATGGAGAACTGGTGCTACGACCCCGAAGCACTGAAACTCTTCGCGAAGCACTACCAGACTGGCGAGGTGATCCCGAACGAACTGATTGAGAAAATCCGCGCCAGCCAGAACTTTTTGGCCGGTCTGGCTAACCTGCGGCAGTTGCGCTTTGGGCTGGTAGATATGTACTACCACGGGCAGAAGCCAACCGGCGAGACTATTACGCAGGTCGAAAATAAAGTAGATTCCGTCGCTAACCTGTTTCCGCGCGTTGAAGGCATAGCGTTCAGCCCGGCCTTCTCGCACATTTTTGCGGGGGGTTATTCGGCTGGTTATTACAGCTACAAGTGGAGCGAAGTGCTGGATGCCGATGCTTTTGAGTTCTTCAAGGAGAAAGGCGGTCTGGACAACAAAGCGGCCGCCGACAGCTTCCGCAAGAACGTCCTGGAGAAAGGCGGCAGCGAGAAGCCAATGGAACTATACAAGAAATTCCGGGGCCGCGAACCGTCGCCCAAAGCGATGCTGCGCAGAAGCGGGCTGATTCTGTAA
- a CDS encoding heavy metal translocating P-type ATPase, whose translation MNTSISPFAKSGKNVGSGTDVRKTYPVLEMSCAACAVSVESMLKNTPGVSDAGVNYANQTAWVQYNPKTITPEGLQNAVRSIGYDLVVDAEDPQQVQEEAQQAHYQSVKQRTIWAFLLSIPVVVIGMIFMDGARLPYAHWIMMALSAPVVFGLGRSFFVNAWRQARHGKANMDTLVALSTGIAFLFSAFNTLNPDFWLRRGQEPHVYFEAASMVVAFILLGKLLEERAKSSTSSAIKKLMGLQPKTVRILTGDTEREIPIAQVQVGDVLIVRPGEKIPVDGQVTSGQSYVDESMISGEPVPVDKQAGAPVFAGTINQKGAFQFRAERVGADTILAQIIRTVQDAQGSKAPVQQLVDKVAGVFVPVVIGIALLTFVIWFLLGQDNALTTALLTSITVLVIACPCALGLATPTAIMVGVGKGAENNILIKDAESLELGYKVNAVVLDKTGTLTEGKPVVTDLHWLVSQDEASRLAAVLYALEAQSEHPLANAVTEHLKVNGGTPVRLDTFESVTGKGVTARYEGVTYLVGSRNLLAEHAISLPNELEQQALQLQNQAKTVIFFARTSPGGNVTPSLLALIAIADPVKVTSRQAVETLQRRGIDVYMLTGDNAQTAAAVAQQVGLAHYQAEVLPADKAGFVKKLQAEGRVVAMVGDGINDSQALAQADVSIAMGKGSDIAIDVAKMTLITSDLTSVPKALQLSKRTVQTIRQNLFWAFVYNLIGIPVAAGVLYPAFGFLLNPMIAGAAMALSSVSVVSNSLRLRAIRL comes from the coding sequence ATGAATACAAGTATTAGTCCTTTTGCCAAATCGGGTAAAAATGTCGGCTCCGGAACCGACGTTCGGAAGACCTACCCGGTGCTGGAAATGAGCTGCGCGGCCTGTGCGGTCAGTGTCGAGTCGATGCTGAAGAATACGCCGGGCGTCAGCGATGCAGGCGTTAACTACGCCAACCAGACGGCTTGGGTGCAGTATAACCCGAAGACCATCACGCCCGAAGGTCTGCAAAATGCCGTTCGGTCCATTGGGTATGATCTCGTCGTTGATGCCGAAGACCCGCAGCAGGTACAGGAAGAAGCGCAGCAGGCGCACTACCAGTCGGTTAAGCAGCGCACAATCTGGGCCTTTCTGCTGTCGATTCCCGTCGTGGTTATCGGCATGATCTTTATGGACGGCGCCAGGCTTCCTTATGCCCATTGGATCATGATGGCGCTCTCGGCACCCGTTGTCTTTGGCTTAGGCCGGTCGTTCTTCGTAAACGCCTGGCGACAGGCCCGCCACGGCAAAGCCAACATGGATACGCTGGTTGCGCTAAGCACCGGTATTGCCTTTCTGTTCAGCGCGTTCAATACGCTGAATCCAGATTTCTGGTTACGCCGGGGGCAGGAGCCGCACGTTTATTTTGAAGCGGCCTCGATGGTTGTCGCGTTTATTCTATTGGGTAAACTCCTCGAAGAACGCGCCAAATCAAGTACTTCATCGGCTATCAAAAAACTGATGGGCCTGCAACCCAAAACGGTACGTATCCTGACGGGCGACACCGAGCGCGAAATTCCTATTGCGCAGGTACAGGTGGGTGACGTTCTGATTGTCCGGCCGGGCGAAAAAATTCCGGTCGATGGTCAGGTAACGTCGGGCCAGTCGTACGTAGACGAAAGCATGATTAGTGGAGAGCCGGTGCCGGTTGACAAACAGGCGGGCGCGCCGGTATTTGCCGGGACGATAAACCAGAAAGGCGCTTTTCAGTTTCGGGCCGAACGTGTGGGGGCCGATACCATTCTGGCGCAGATCATCCGCACGGTACAGGATGCGCAGGGCAGCAAGGCACCCGTACAGCAGTTGGTCGATAAAGTCGCGGGCGTGTTCGTACCGGTCGTGATCGGCATTGCCCTGCTTACGTTCGTCATCTGGTTCCTGCTGGGGCAGGATAATGCCCTGACAACAGCCCTGCTTACGTCGATAACGGTGCTGGTGATTGCCTGTCCCTGTGCGCTGGGGCTTGCGACGCCAACCGCCATCATGGTTGGTGTTGGCAAAGGTGCGGAGAACAATATCCTCATCAAAGACGCCGAAAGCCTGGAGTTGGGCTACAAAGTCAATGCGGTGGTGCTGGACAAAACTGGCACGCTAACGGAAGGAAAGCCGGTCGTAACGGACCTACACTGGCTGGTTTCGCAGGACGAAGCGAGCCGTTTGGCTGCGGTGCTGTATGCCCTGGAAGCGCAGTCGGAGCATCCGCTGGCCAACGCCGTTACGGAACACCTGAAGGTAAACGGCGGAACGCCGGTTCGGCTGGACACTTTTGAGAGTGTAACGGGCAAAGGCGTAACGGCCCGCTACGAGGGCGTAACGTATCTGGTCGGCAGCCGAAACCTGCTGGCCGAACACGCGATTAGCCTCCCGAATGAGCTGGAACAGCAGGCCCTTCAGTTACAGAACCAAGCCAAGACCGTCATTTTCTTTGCCCGAACAAGCCCGGGTGGGAACGTAACGCCATCGCTGTTAGCCCTCATTGCCATTGCCGACCCCGTTAAGGTTACGTCACGGCAGGCCGTTGAAACGCTGCAACGCCGGGGTATCGACGTGTATATGCTAACCGGCGACAACGCCCAGACCGCAGCCGCTGTTGCGCAGCAGGTTGGTCTGGCGCACTATCAGGCGGAGGTGTTACCCGCTGACAAAGCGGGCTTTGTAAAGAAGCTACAGGCCGAGGGCCGGGTGGTGGCGATGGTTGGCGATGGGATCAACGACTCGCAGGCACTGGCACAGGCCGACGTGAGCATCGCGATGGGCAAAGGCTCGGATATTGCGATAGATGTCGCCAAGATGACGCTGATAACGTCTGACCTCACCAGCGTACCCAAAGCATTACAGCTTTCCAAGCGCACCGTGCAGACCATCCGGCAGAATCTGTTCTGGGCCTTTGTGTACAACCTCATTGGTATTCCGGTTGCGGCTGGCGTCTTATATCCGGCGTTTGGCTTCCTGCTCAACCCCATGATCGCCGGGGCTGCTATGGCCCTTAGCTCGGTTTCGGTAGTGAGCAACAGCCTCCGTCTGCGCGCAATCCGGTTATAA